Within the Butyrivibrio sp. AE3004 genome, the region TTTCATCTATCTCTTCCACAACAATATCGGGATGAAGATCAGGTACATATCTCTGCTGAAGTTCGCAGTCATCATTGTATTCAAATACTGTGGACAGTGCGGGATGATTCCTGACTGCTTTATTTAAAGCATCACAAAGCCTGTATGCATCAATATCTTTTCCCATTCTTGCAAGGAAATGCATATTGCTCCACATTGAAGAACCGGGATTGTAGAGCTGATAATCTATCATCTTTATCTGCATAGGCGCAAGCTGATGAGGAATTTTTCTTGCTTTTTCCTCTCTCTCATCAAGACTTTCCTTATCCTGTTCTCTGCTTATAACCGCAGCTATTTCTCCGGGTGTCTTCTTTCTGAAAATATCTGCTGCCGTAAGTGTCTCAATATCTGCATCAGCCAAAACTGCCATTGCTTTTAGAGAATCACCTCCAAGCTCAAAGAAGTCATCGGCGATTCCGACAGAATTTTCATGAAGCCCTAATGCCTTTGCAAAAGCATCACACAGCTTCTTTTCTGTTTCATTTGAAGGGGCCACGTATTTTGCCTTTAGCTCTGTCACATCAGGAACGGGTAGTGCTTTTCTGTCTATTTTGCCGTTTACTGTAAGGGGCATTTCATCCACACATCTTATTATCTGTGGCACCATATATTCCGGAAGCTTATCCTTTATAAAAGATTTGTAATCTTCCATGTCCGGCTCTTTTTCACAGGAAATAAAGCCCGCAAGGAACTCTTTTCCTCCTGTTTTAACAACTTTTACGGCTGCTGCCTTTATATCCTTATATTCGGACATGACTTTTTCAATCTCATCAAGCTCTATTCTGAAGCCACGTAATTTTATCTGATTGTCTATTCTTCCGAATATGCGCACCTTTCCTTCATCTGTAAAGGAGCACAGATCTCCGCTGTGATATGCTTTTTTTCCATCATGCTCAAAAAAGGCTGCAGCTGATTTTTCGGGAAGATTTACATAACCTCTTCCCACCTGGTCGCCTGCGATTATGAGTTCTCCGCGTATTCCTGCGGGAACTTCTTTTCCAAACTTATCAAAAATATAAAAAGCAGTGTTTGCTATGGGTCTTCCTATGGTAACAAGCGCAGGGTCATCCACTACATCAGCAGAGCATCCCATTGTACACTCTGTTGGCCCATACACATTTAATATTACACTGTCTTTCCTTAGACTTCGAAGGCTCTCATACAAGGAAGCAGGAAAAGCTTCCGCACCTATGTCAAAAAAGGTGATATTTTTTATTGCTTCCTTTGATGCCTTAATTCCGAGTAGACTTGAAAGATAAGTAGGCGTACACGTAATTCCGTTAACATTGTTATCAGTAACCAGCTTTGCAAAAAGTTCAGGGTCATGAATTTCATCCTCTGTTGCAATAACTACCGTGTTACCGTTGCAGAGAGGAACAAACTGCTCAACAACCGATACATCAAAGGAGAAGGATGCCAGCGCAAGGCAGACTCTTCCCTCTTTTGCATAGTGCATGATCTCAATTGATTTTTCATTTCTGTGCACGTAATTTGCTATATTTCCATGCTCTATCAGAACTCCCTTAGGTCTTCCCGTTGAACCCGAAGTATATATGCAATAGGCAAGATCGTTTCTGCCTGAGTCATATGCTGTAAAATCACAGGGCTCATTATTTAAGGCAGCTTCAAGATTTTTACCGTCAGGTTCCTCATTAATTGCAGGAACACCAAAAATTTCTTCCAGCGTTATAAGTTCATAACCATTACCTGCTAAGCCTTCTCTCTTTTGCTTTATGCCTTTTGTCGTAACAAGCAGGGGGATTTTTGCATCCTTCATACAAAAATCTATTCTGTCGTCAGGATAATCGGGTATAAATGGAACAAATGCACCACCTGCCTTTAATATGCCGTTTTCAAGCGCATAGGCATAAACAGATCTGTCAAGAAGCACACCTACGGGAATATTTTGTCCAATCTTCTTTTTTCGAAGTTCAAAACCTATCCTGTCAGACAAAAGATCAAGTTCCTTAAAGGTTAACGATTTTCCGTCACATATTACAGCTTTCTTATCAGGAGTCCTTTTCGCAAAGGCAGAAATCTGTTTGTGGACCGGCACAAAGTCGAAGGGGAAAGCAGTGTCGTTAAAGCTCCTTAGCTGCTCTTTCTCCTCCTTAGTCATCATGACTACATCCCCGATGTTTTCTGCTTCAAGGAGCTGTCCTGCGATAACAAACAGGTGATCTGAAAAGTTTTGTATCCACTTTTCGGAAAATCTCTCATTTCTGTATTCTATGGTCATGTTGTATAGGCCGCCCGTTGAAAATAGCTGTATAGACATGCAGCCTGTTACCATTCCCGTATGATAGCTTTCCATAAAGTAAGCATCGCTATTAAGTTTCTGCTCTCCCTCAGTTTTGCCCATATTGTCTGTAAACATGTCACCCTGATAGATCAGCTCCACATCCTCGTTTACAGGACAATTCTTTAGCACCTCATCAAAGGAAAAGATGTCATTACTCATATTTGAAAAGACCTGTTTACTTATTCCGGAAAGGAACGATGAAACAGATTTATTCTCTGAGAGATCTCCGTAAACAGGGATTCTTTTTATTAGCGTTCCTATTGTATTGTCCATCTCCGGAAGCGATCTTCCGTTATAGACCGTTGAAAATGAAACCTGATCGGTATACAGATATTTTCCGAGGAGAATTGCCATAGCTCCCATGAAAAATGAGCTCTCCGTAATCTGATACTTTCCGCAGAATTCCTTTACCGACTCAGCCTTAAGTGTTCCCGGTTCATATCTGAAATTGGTGCTTACTCCCGGAGTCAGAGGGTTATTTAAGTCACCCTGCAGCGGATCTGCACCCTCCATCTTTGCAAAAAGTTTCTTGTAGTATTCTTCTGCCTTTTCGTGGGCACCGCTTTCAATAAGCTTTTCTTCATACATTCCAACCTGCTCTATACAGCAGTCCTCTTTTAGCAGCTGCTCTCCGTTAAGAGCCCTGTTCAGGTCAGCTATTAAAAGACTTAAGGATGTTCCGTCAGTTGCTATAAGATGTGACTTAAGGATAAGGTAACATTTCTTTTCGGTTTTATAGACAGCAAAATGAAACAGCAGATTATCAAGTACCTTAACCACAGGCATGTAGTTGCCTATAAACTCTATTCTGTCCTCTGCTTTTCCCTCAAAAACAGGAACCTCTATCTCTGCGTCAGGAACAATCTCCATATAAGGAAGCTCATTTTCACGGCACCTTATCATATACTTAAGCGCCGGGTGCGCCTCATACAGTTTGCTTACCGCCTCTACAAGATCATCCGGAGTTACGGAAGGCACAGCCTCCATCATATACTGAGTTGTATAGGTTTCTTTACTTCCACCCGTTATTCCCTCAAGGTAAATTCCAAGCTGAGTCTTGGTAAGAGGATATTCTTTCCTGTCCATTGCAGGAATTCTTACCTTACCTTCGGGATTTTCCAAAAATGCAGCAAGGTCTCTTGGAGTCGGATTACTGTTGATATCACCGTAAGCTGCGGCATAGCCTTTTTCTGCAAGGAGTGATATCAGTCTCGTAACGCTAAGGGATGTGCCTCCATATTCGAAAAAGTCAGAAGCTGCGCCTATTTTTGCAATTCCCAGAACTTCACTGAAGGCATTGCAAATTTCCTCTTCAAGCTCTGTCTCCGGTTCCTCATATTCTCCGCCGTTAAAGGTAATATCCATCTGCAAAAGCTTTAGTCTGTCAATCTTTTTACTCTGATTAAGCGGCATTTCAGGAAGCTGCATAAATACTCCGGGGACCATATAAGCCGGCAGTCTTTTCCTTAAAACTTCCGCAATCTCTTTTCCTTCTATATTCCGCTCTCCCGTATAAAAAGCTGCAAGAAAATCTTCCTGCCCGTTATTCTTCATTAAGACCTTACATAGCTTTATCCCGTTTATATTACTGATGAGACTCTCTATTTCACCAAGCTCAACTCTCTGACCATGATACTTGACCATGTCATCTTTTCTTCCCGTAACATGAAATAATCCCTGCTCATCTTTAAAAGCAATATCTCCGGTATCAAAATAGCGAACTCCGTCAAGCAATATAAAGGAAGCCTCATTTTTTTCCTTAAGTCCCTGATAGCCCTCACACATAATAGGCCCGGAAACAAGAAGAACACCCTCTTTTTCCTCCTCTAATGTTATGTCATCACGATTGGCAATCCTTGTACCTATATAATTAGAAGGCCTGCCTATACAGATTTTTCTGTCCTCATTAGTAATGAGTTTTGACATTACACCTGAGTTCATCTCGGTACAGCCATAGCCATTTATTATGTGAACCCACGGATTTACGGTAAGAACCATATCAATGAGCTTTTCATCTACTTTTTCACCACCAAGATAAATAACATCAAGAATAGCTATAGCCGGTCTTGATGCTCGTATTTCCAAAAGATTTTTTAAAAAGGACGGCGTCATGAACACACTATGCACTTCATACTCAAGCATCTTGGCTGTAAGTGCCCCCACATCCCTTAAGTCTTCCTCTGACGGAAAAACTACGCACCCGCCATTATACAAAGAACTGTAATCCAGCATTGAAGCCACAAAGGAAATCTGCGTTATCGCCATTGTTATCCTTTGCTTTTCAAAATACTCACACCTGATATCGCCATCTTTAAAATCAGTGACCCATGTTGCATCGGATGATAATGTATGACGTACACCTTTTGGAACACCTGTCGACCCTGAAGTATAGATTATATGAGAAAGCATTTCCCCATTAAGCTCCGGAAGGGGCATTTTTTCTCCTTCATAGGTCAATACTTCCTCAACAAGTAAAACCTTAAAGGTTCCATCATTCAGACCTTTTTTATCTTCCAGAATACTTTTTGTTGTGATGAGCAGTTTTGACTCTGAATTCTCCATACAATAACGTATTCTGTCCACCGGATATTCATCTGTCATTGGTATATAGGAAAATCCCGCTCTCATTATTCCGATTTCAAGCGGAAAAACATAAGATTTTCTATCCAGTAAAAGTCCTATCGGTTCCCCTTCCCCGGCTCCTGCAAGTTCTGACAGCAGCTTAAAAGACACCTTATCCGATAGTTCGTCCAGATTTCTGTATGTAAGCGTCCTGTCTTTTGCGATGATAGCGCTTTTATCAGGCATTTCATCAGCTAAACTTCTTATTTTATCAGGTATAAGAACAACCTTTTTATACATTTCATTCATTTATTTCATCTCCCCCAACTCTCATCTATATTCGCATGTTTTTATCTGACTCGTAGCGTTCTGTTCCCAATAGCAAACAGAATTATTACTATGATCCCTGTCACTGTTTCCGCAGATAAAGACGTAAACCATATATTGTTATTTCCAAATAAAAACGGTACGGCATACACTGCTATGATTGGCATTACAAAGCTCCTTGAAAAAGCAATGATTGCCGAAGACAAACCATCCGATATTCCTGTAAAGAATGAAGACGAAAACATATTTATTCCGGTCAGCACATATGCCAAAGCACATATTTTGATTGCAAATACTGCCATGTTTTTCAGATTCTCATTATATCCAACGAAAAAGTTTGCAATCTCCACACTGAAAATCCAAGCAATAGCTGTCATTACTGTTCCGGCCACAGCCGCTATTATAAGTCCGTCCTTACGCAGTTTCCTTACCGCTTTATAATTCTTCTCTCCGTATCTGTAGCCTACTACAGGAATTATGGCTATGCCAAAGCCTATAAACACAGCCACGAAAACTCCGCTGACATACGCTGTAACTGCGTAGGCTGCAACACCTCTTGAGGATAAAAGGCTTATCAGTCTTCTGTTAAAAATAATTGCAACTATAGCATAAGATGCCGCGTTTACCATCTCAGAGGAACCATTGCCGAGTGCCCCCAGTACTCTGTCAGTATTGATTTTTAAGGCAACAAAATGAAGTTTATTTGATGGTTTTATAAAGTAAAGGAGCGCAACCAAAAAACTGACACACCAGGCTGACCCTGTTGCAACAGCTGCTCCCGCAAGGCCAAATCCGAGTATACCCACGAAAAGGAAATCCAGAACAATGTTGGTTATCGCATTTACCACAGTAACCGCAAATCCCCTGCCGCCTTCATCAGCAGCTATAAGAAACTCCTGAAAGGCATAGTTCATTATCTGAACAGGCATGAAGCAGGCAAGAATCCTTCCGTACAGAGTGCAGTATGGAATCATAGCCCCATTTGCTCCCACAAGGCCGGATATATCCTTCATAAATATAAATGATAATACAGAAATGATTAGTCCCGAAAGGAACAGGAAAAGAGTCAGTAATGATAATGTTTCATTCGCTTCGTGTTCTTTTCTTTCTCCAAGAAGTGCAGAAATAACAGCATTTCCACCTGCACCTATAACAAGACCGATAGACAGCAAAAAAGCAAGTGCCGGGAATATCATATTCTCAGCAGCAAAAACCTCCTCCCCAAGAACGTTGGAAATAAAATACCCGTCAACCACCTGATATGTATTATTTACAAGCTGCATACCGATACAAGGAAGCGAGAACAGAATCATCTTCCTTATTGTAAAGTTATCTGAAATTTTTATTTTCTCCCTCATACCATAATTATACAATTATTTGATAATTTTTGTATGACTTATTCACTTAAACTTCGCATAAGAACAAAAAAAAGAGAAACCGTAAAACTACAGTCTCTCTTCAATATATATATTCATGTTTTTTCCTCAAAAAGTAGGAAATCTTTTCAATCTTAAGCAAGTGTAAGCTGTGAAAGCTCGTTTGTTACTCTCTCTTTAATTGCATCAAGCTTTGACTCCATGGAGTAAGCCATCTCGGAATAAAGAAGCTTCTCAGCGATGCTAAGATATTTCTCATCCAATGATGCAAACTTTTTACCTTCAGCAGCTCTGATAGCCTTGATCTTACGAAGTGACTTGACAAGGCACATCATCTCGGGAGCTTTATTTCTCTTAATAACTTCAACGATAACAGCTTCAGCTTTCTTACCCTGAGGAATATCGTAAACTTCGAGCTCATCTATCTCGTCAATAAGCTCTTTTGCTTCATCAGCATCAATAGCATCTCTCATTTTCTCTTCTGCTCCGTCAACGGGAACATAAAGAACTCCCTTACTGTCAATGCTCGAAACCATGCTGTAATAGAGCGTATCATTGCCTTTCTCAAGAAAATTCGGAACAAGAATGTCCTTTACCTCACAAAGACCGTGGTTACCATAAACAACGCAATCTCCTCTACTCAGCATATTCTATCCTCCTATTTGCAAAACAAAAAACATATTAAAAAACAAGGGCGACACTAAAAATATGGTAGCAAATTTAGCCTTAATATGTAATATGATTGGAAGCTTTTTAAGAAAACCTTAAGAAACTAAAACGACTAAGTTGAGATGAAACCTGCGATAATTGTGCACTTTTTACGGACACTTGTTTGCGGAACGCAGACGCTTTCTGAAAAAAATTAAATATTTTTAAGATTTATCACTTTATCGTAATACAATTTTAACGAAAAAACATTTGATTTATAATGTTTTTATAGATTTATTATATTTGGTTTTAGCATGTCGTGCTATAATAATCACATGGTACTTACATCTTCGCGTGTGGGAGGTTCAAAATGAATCAGAGCTTGTACGATGCGGTATTTTGTGTAGACGTTGGTGGACAAAAAGTTGATCCTTTTGCAGCAGCTTCGATTGATTTTGGAAAGGTTATCGAAGACATGAAGCTCGGAGGCTATGAGATAACTTCTCTTCATGTGGCTGAGTTTATAGTTCTTCATCAGCTTGATGACATGAGAAAATATAAGAGCCAGATAATCCACGATACCCTTAATATGGACAATCGTGATGAATTCTGCAGACAGCAGTACGGTATTTCCTGGAAGGATATAGATGCTCTTGATCCCACATCAGATTTTGAATTTGATTTAAAGAGCGGACAGGTGATTCTTTTCCTTGCTCACGATGCACAGTATAAAGAAGATGTTTATATGAAATTGTTTGGGCAGACGCTCAATAAGTTTTGCCAGGATACAGGCTTCCTTTACACGAAGCTTGGCGAGGCCATTTGAGTTAATTGCTTTTGCAATATATTCCTCCTTTCCTTTCTAATATTTGTCACAAAGACGGCCTGACGAGAGTATACCTCCGCCGGGTCTTCTTTTTTGGGCTTAGCTGTGCGAAGTCTAAGTTATAATATTTGAAAAGCGTAGCAGCCTTTAACTGCTACGCTTTTTTATGTTACAGATCAGTCGGTAACTGAACCTGCAATAATAAATCCCTTTTTGTTTTTTCCATATCCGGCACTATAATAATCCTTCATCTTTTTACGGGATGCGTTCTTTGTAAGCTGACCGTTTCTAAGTCCTGCAAATCCGATATATATTCCTGTGGTTCCGTGATTTAAGGTAAGTCTGTATGCATATGTACTGTAGTTTCTCCAATTATAAATATAGTACGTTGTACGTCCCTGCTTAGCCTTTAAAGTTCTACCGTAATCAGACTCACTATGTAACAGAGCACCTTCAAAAATGCAATTCGTAATGTAATTCCCTTTGGAATCTATAACGATTGGAACATAGGTTGAAATACCACCTTTCCTTCTTCGTGACTCTTTTACTGTTTTAATAATATCTTTTTTGGACATCTTAAATCTTTTTATTTTGATTCTGACGTAGTATTCATCATAAACCGGCGCATTAGTATCAGGGTCAAATACTGTAGGCGCCCCTTTTTCAACTATCATTGTGAAAGAAGATGTTTTTGCTTTTCCGCCTTTGTACATTACAGTCTTTACTTTGCCCGATCGACTCAATGTAACCTTTGGGCCCGCAGCCTGTGCCTTAAACGGTGTAAAGTTAATTGCCACAACCAGCGCAAGTAATAATGCCAATAATTGTTTTAAACCTCTCTTCATTTTAATACCCCCTATAATCATTGCGAGCTAACAAAAAAGTAACCGCTACGAGAGTTTCTTCTCATAGCGGTTATATCATAGCATGCAAGATGGTCAAATAATTCAGTTTATGTATTAAAATTTCATAAATCTTTATAAAAAATAAAATTAATTTTCATCAGCCATGGAACAGCTTTTTGGTCTGGTACTTGGGCTCGCAGGTCAGGTTTACTCCAAGCTTATGGAAGGTTGATTCATCAACGGGTGAAAGAATAACAGTTGAATGAACCTCAAGACCACGAAGTTTATCAACCTGATCGAGGGCTGCTTTTGCTGTATCATCCGTAGCTGCGCATATTGTGAGAGCTATAAGTATCTCACCTACATGCAGGTGAGGATTGTGGCCTCCAAGTTGCTGCACCTTGAGATTCTGGATAGGCTCGATGATCGTGGGTGATATAAGCTCAACCTCATCGGGGATTCCTGCCATAACCTTTAATGCATTAAGGAGCATTGCACTGGTTGCACCCATGAGTGCGCTTGTTTTACCTGTTACAACCTGTCCGTCGGGAAGCTCAATTGCTGCTGCAGGTGCACCTGTTATCTCTGCCTTTAAGTTAGCAGCCGCAACCGAAGGTCTGTCCTGAATGCTGCAACCCGCCTTTTGCATAAGGATCTCAAGGGTGTCAATTCTCTCCTGTGAGCTTTCACCCTTTCTCTTCTCGCAAAGTTCCTTATAATAACGTCTGATTATCTCCTGTCTTCCTGCTGCCTGTGCTGCCTCATCGTCTATTATGCAGTTTCCTGCCATGTTGACACCCATGTCAGTAGGTGATTTGTACGGAGAATCACCGTAAATCTGTTTAAACATTGTATTAAGCACAGGAAAGACAGCGACGTCACGGTTATAATTTATTGTTGTCTCACCGTAAGCTTCAAGATGATAAGGATCGATCATGTTCATATCGGCAAGGTCTATCGTTGCTGCTTCGTATGCAAGGTTTACAGGGTGCTGAAGTGGAATGTTCCAGATAGGGAAGGTCTCAAACTTAGCATAGCCAGCCTTAACACCATGTCTGTTTTCATGGTAAAGCTGTGACAGACATACTGCCATTTTTCCGCTTCCGGGTCCGGGAGCAGTAACAACTACCAGTGAGTGCTTTGTCTCAATGTACTCATTTTTACCATATCCCTCTTCACTTATAATGAAAGGTATGTTTGAAGGATAGCCGGGAATTGTGTAGTGTCTGTAAACCTTAAGGCCAAGTGCTTCAAGCTTCTTCTGGTAAGCAACCACCTGCTCTGTTCCGTCATAGCGTGTAAGAACAACAGAGCCTACATACAGGCCATATCCATGGAAAGCATCGATAAGACGAAGAACATCCATATCATAGGTAATACCAAGATCACCTCTAACCTTATTCTTCTCAATATCTCCTGCGTTTATTACTATTACAATCTCAACGTCCTCTTTAAGTTGTGTGAGCATGCGGATTTTGGAGTCCGGCTGAAATCCGGGCAAAACCCTGGAAGCGTGATAATCGTCAAAAAGCTTTCCGCCAAACTCCATGTAAAGCTTTCCGCCGAACTTTGCGATTCTCTCACGAATACGCTCAGACTGCATCTGGAGATATTTGTCATTATCAAATGCCTGTTTCATTCTAAATCCTCTCTTCCCTAGAGCATGCCACAGTATTCATAAAACTTTTGACAATGCCCTTATTCATTGGCTGTTATGAAAATATGCAATAGCGATTGCTCCGGGACCCGCATAAGTTCCTATCGTTGCGCCGACATGAGCAACCGGTATTTCACTTATATCTTTGGCAAGCTTTCCCTCATAGAGATGCTTGCTATCCTCTAAGTATTTCTTTAGCATTATATCCGATAGTCCGGAATATGCAAGACATATCGGTCTGGAAAAATCAATTCCACCATTCTTTTCTATGAATTGTATCAAAAGATTGTTACCGTTTTTTGAACCTCTCGCTTTTCCAACAACAGCAACAACTCCGTCTTCAATGGTTATAACAGGTTTGATGGACAAAAGTCCTCCGGCAATGGCTGCAGCGCTTGAAATTCTTCCACCAAGCTTTAAATATTCAAGTGTATCAAAAATAGATATTACGCGGGCATTCTTTTTTTCATTTTCAATGATACCCGCAATCTCTGCTGCCGTTTTTCCTTCATCACGAAGCTGTACCGCACGCTCCACTATTATATACTGTGATATGCAAAACTGCTGTGAATCTATTACGCGGACCTTGTCTCCAAAGTCCTCCGCTGCGATACAGGCGCTCTGATACGAACCTGAAACTCCGTAGGAAAGGCTTATGTAAATAACCTCGTCTCCCGCATCCACTGCCTTTTTGAAAATCTCCTCATATTCATAAGGCGGTATCTGGCTTGTCTTTGGTAGTGTATCCGTTTCAAGAAGCTTCTCATAAAAAAGTGTGTATGGAAGCGTCACGCCATCCAGAAATTCCTCTTCCCCAAATCGTACCTTCAGCGGAATTACGGTTATTCCCCACTCTCTTGCTGTCTCCTGCGAAATATCACTTGCTGAATCTGTGATAATACTTACTCCCATAGTCTTCTCCTCCTCTATAAACGCAGAATTCCCGAACGCATTTTCATTCTTGCATTCAAGAAGTCGTGTTTATGTCTGACACATACCGTTTTTGTTACAGGCAGTGTCCTTCATTTTTGAGTTACCATATTTTACTTAAAAGTTTTTTAACTATGTTAGTATAGCAAGAGGTTTTTTACAAAGCAATCCATAAACTATTGAAAAATAATCAGTTTCCGTCGTGCTTTTCACTGATATGTCGTCTTCTAAGCTGACCACAGGCACCATCTATATCTCTGCCCATCTCTCTTCTTACAGTGGCATTTATGCGCCTCTTTTCAAGCTTTTTCTTAAATGACTGAACTCTCTCTCCTGTACTCTCCACAAAGTCACGCTCTTTTATGGGGTTGACCGGTATCAGATTTACCACGCAGTTAAGCTCCTTAAGGAGGTCTGCAAGTTCATCCGCATCTCCATCCGTATCATTAACTCCGCCCACAAGAGAATACTCAAAGGTAAGCTGGCGTCCTGTCTTATCAAAGTAATCCCTGCAGGCATCAAGAAGCTCATCGATTGAGTATTTATTTGCTATAGGCATAAGCTCCTGCCTTTTTGCCTGATTTGATGCGTGAAGTGATATTGCAAGGTTTATCTGAAGCTTTTCTTCCGCAAGTCTTTTCATATTGGGTACAATTCCGCAAGTCGATATTGTAAGGTTTCTCTGTCCCAGGTTAAGACCGTTTTCATCAGTAAGGAGCTTTACAAAGGTAAGAACGTTGTCATAATTATCCAGCGGTTCACCGCTTCCCATTACCACAACTCTTGAAACCTTTTCCCCTGTATCCCGCATTATGGAATATATCTGGTCAAGTATCTCCGAGGGTGCAAGGTTTCTCTCAACTCCGTCTATTGTTGATGCACAGAATCTGCATCCCATGCGGCAACCAACCTGAGAGGATACGCACACGCTGTTTCCGAAGCGGTATTTCATAAACACGCTTTCAATGAGATTACCGTCACCAAGTTCAAAGAGGTATTTTCTTGTGCCGTCTATTTTTGACTCCTGCACTCTTTCAATTTTAAGTGAGACAAATTCGCACTCTTCCGAAAGCTTTTCACGAAGGCTTTTTGAAAGATTGGTCATCTCCTCAAAGCTTCTTGCCTGCTTCTTGTGCATCCAGTCATAGATTTGCCCGGCTCGAAAGCCGGGCTCCCCCATCCCTTTAATAAGGTCTGTTAATTCGTCTTTTGTAAGTGATTTAATATCTGTCATGAGTTTTCCTTACGTCTAAATTTCGCTATAAAAAATCCGTCTGTGTCAAATTCTCCCGGAATCAATTGAATATATCCGGCTCCGACGGTATCGATAGTCTTCATCTGATTCGGAAGTCTGTCTTCTATACTCACCGCCTCAAAAGGGAGGTTTTCCAGAATCCATTTGTAGTTTTCCTGATTCTCCTGCTTTGTCATCGTGCAGGTACTGTAAATAAGTGTTCCTCCGGGCTTTACATAATTCCACACGCTGCTCAGGATCTTCCTCTGCATAGTCTGCAGGTTCATTATTGAATTAAGATCCGTATTCATCTTTATATCAGGCTTTCTGCCGATTATCCCAAGGCCTGAGCAGGGGAGATCGCAGTACAGAACATCCGCCTTATTCTCAAGTGACGGATCATGCTTTTCGGCATCATAGTCCTCTACCACCACGTTATTCAGCCCCATACGCATAACGTTTTCACGTATTATTATGCACTTAT harbors:
- a CDS encoding MATE family efflux transporter, which produces MQLVNNTYQVVDGYFISNVLGEEVFAAENMIFPALAFLLSIGLVIGAGGNAVISALLGERKEHEANETLSLLTLFLFLSGLIISVLSFIFMKDISGLVGANGAMIPYCTLYGRILACFMPVQIMNYAFQEFLIAADEGGRGFAVTVVNAITNIVLDFLFVGILGFGLAGAAVATGSAWCVSFLVALLYFIKPSNKLHFVALKINTDRVLGALGNGSSEMVNAASYAIVAIIFNRRLISLLSSRGVAAYAVTAYVSGVFVAVFIGFGIAIIPVVGYRYGEKNYKAVRKLRKDGLIIAAVAGTVMTAIAWIFSVEIANFFVGYNENLKNMAVFAIKICALAYVLTGINMFSSSFFTGISDGLSSAIIAFSRSFVMPIIAVYAVPFLFGNNNIWFTSLSAETVTGIIVIILFAIGNRTLRVR
- a CDS encoding non-ribosomal peptide synthetase, encoding MNEMYKKVVLIPDKIRSLADEMPDKSAIIAKDRTLTYRNLDELSDKVSFKLLSELAGAGEGEPIGLLLDRKSYVFPLEIGIMRAGFSYIPMTDEYPVDRIRYCMENSESKLLITTKSILEDKKGLNDGTFKVLLVEEVLTYEGEKMPLPELNGEMLSHIIYTSGSTGVPKGVRHTLSSDATWVTDFKDGDIRCEYFEKQRITMAITQISFVASMLDYSSLYNGGCVVFPSEEDLRDVGALTAKMLEYEVHSVFMTPSFLKNLLEIRASRPAIAILDVIYLGGEKVDEKLIDMVLTVNPWVHIINGYGCTEMNSGVMSKLITNEDRKICIGRPSNYIGTRIANRDDITLEEEKEGVLLVSGPIMCEGYQGLKEKNEASFILLDGVRYFDTGDIAFKDEQGLFHVTGRKDDMVKYHGQRVELGEIESLISNINGIKLCKVLMKNNGQEDFLAAFYTGERNIEGKEIAEVLRKRLPAYMVPGVFMQLPEMPLNQSKKIDRLKLLQMDITFNGGEYEEPETELEEEICNAFSEVLGIAKIGAASDFFEYGGTSLSVTRLISLLAEKGYAAAYGDINSNPTPRDLAAFLENPEGKVRIPAMDRKEYPLTKTQLGIYLEGITGGSKETYTTQYMMEAVPSVTPDDLVEAVSKLYEAHPALKYMIRCRENELPYMEIVPDAEIEVPVFEGKAEDRIEFIGNYMPVVKVLDNLLFHFAVYKTEKKCYLILKSHLIATDGTSLSLLIADLNRALNGEQLLKEDCCIEQVGMYEEKLIESGAHEKAEEYYKKLFAKMEGADPLQGDLNNPLTPGVSTNFRYEPGTLKAESVKEFCGKYQITESSFFMGAMAILLGKYLYTDQVSFSTVYNGRSLPEMDNTIGTLIKRIPVYGDLSENKSVSSFLSGISKQVFSNMSNDIFSFDEVLKNCPVNEDVELIYQGDMFTDNMGKTEGEQKLNSDAYFMESYHTGMVTGCMSIQLFSTGGLYNMTIEYRNERFSEKWIQNFSDHLFVIAGQLLEAENIGDVVMMTKEEKEQLRSFNDTAFPFDFVPVHKQISAFAKRTPDKKAVICDGKSLTFKELDLLSDRIGFELRKKKIGQNIPVGVLLDRSVYAYALENGILKAGGAFVPFIPDYPDDRIDFCMKDAKIPLLVTTKGIKQKREGLAGNGYELITLEEIFGVPAINEEPDGKNLEAALNNEPCDFTAYDSGRNDLAYCIYTSGSTGRPKGVLIEHGNIANYVHRNEKSIEIMHYAKEGRVCLALASFSFDVSVVEQFVPLCNGNTVVIATEDEIHDPELFAKLVTDNNVNGITCTPTYLSSLLGIKASKEAIKNITFFDIGAEAFPASLYESLRSLRKDSVILNVYGPTECTMGCSADVVDDPALVTIGRPIANTAFYIFDKFGKEVPAGIRGELIIAGDQVGRGYVNLPEKSAAAFFEHDGKKAYHSGDLCSFTDEGKVRIFGRIDNQIKLRGFRIELDEIEKVMSEYKDIKAAAVKVVKTGGKEFLAGFISCEKEPDMEDYKSFIKDKLPEYMVPQIIRCVDEMPLTVNGKIDRKALPVPDVTELKAKYVAPSNETEKKLCDAFAKALGLHENSVGIADDFFELGGDSLKAMAVLADADIETLTAADIFRKKTPGEIAAVISREQDKESLDEREEKARKIPHQLAPMQIKMIDYQLYNPGSSMWSNMHFLARMGKDIDAYRLCDALNKAVRNHPALSTVFEYNDDCELQQRYVPDLHPDIVVEEIDEKDIEKLSKTLVKPFKRILNASLLRARIFKTDISCYMFMDMHHLLMDGGSLGVLLEDIVDAYFGRELKKDYYYTLLDEYDKAIADGTRDSDKAYYEAQFGKRAEGYITLPKPDHKSNSNSSAGRLKRYSFRREDIAKAEEYWGVTFSCMVITCALLALSEHEEKDKVMCNWIFNNRLSKEAEHALGILIRNLTVGIDVSKYEDLSDIMLEVKRQIGEGIAHANYDYFMGFDSAFRTDPMEVNLLLGINGKELDALSPKLIELDDPYSAANARLELQLLENEFGDEGLDAGLFYVKELYDEENILGFHDEYVKKLENIVFYNERH
- a CDS encoding CarD family transcriptional regulator, whose amino-acid sequence is MLSRGDCVVYGNHGLCEVKDILVPNFLEKGNDTLYYSMVSSIDSKGVLYVPVDGAEEKMRDAIDADEAKELIDEIDELEVYDIPQGKKAEAVIVEVIKRNKAPEMMCLVKSLRKIKAIRAAEGKKFASLDEKYLSIAEKLLYSEMAYSMESKLDAIKERVTNELSQLTLA